The genomic stretch TTGCCGCCCACCGTGTGCCACGGGCCGGCGTCGCTCCAGCGCGCGTCGATCCAGTTGCGGCCCAGGTTCAGGATGCCGCCCGAGGCGATGCCGGGGGCGTTGTCCTGCTTCTCGCGCATGCGCGGGTACTTGATCGCCGGATCGAACATGAACACGTTGTTCCAGACCTCGGCCTTCTCTTCGGTGGTCGACAGCTGGAACAGCACCGCATAGTCGTCGCCGGTCACGTGCACGGTGTTGTTGAAGAAGTACAGCGTGCCCTTGCGGTAGCTGGCTTCGTTGCCGGCATGGTCGCCGCCGTAGTGGATCGTCGTGCCGGTGCGGCCGTCCTTGACGATCTGGTTGCCATAGACCCAGCTGCTGCGGTAGGCCGGGTCGAGCTTGGCGGTCTCGGCGTAGTCTTCGGTCTCGACCAGGTCGATCGAGTGGGCACCGCCTTCGATGCGGTTATAGCGGATCACCGGTCCGACCGAGCGGTCCTTCAGCGCGTTGCCGAGCGCGCCGGGACGCATCGGACCATAGCGGTTGAACTCATAGACGACGTTGGCGCTCTGCACGTAGGTGGTGTGGATCAGGTAGCTGCCCGCCACGCCGTTGCCGTGCATGTAGTTGCCGGAGATGCGCAGGTTGCGCGTGACGCTGAACTCGCCCTTGCCCTGGTTCTGCCATTCGTCGCTCGAGCGGCTGAAGATGGCCTGGGTGCAGTCGGTGATCTCGTTGTCGGCGATCACGATGTTGTGGCCGCGCTCGACCCACACACAGGCGCCGAACTCGACATAGGGACGGCGCACGCCGGTCGAGTCGGTGAAGCTGTATTGCGGATGCGCGCCGCGGATCGACAGGCCGTCGATCTGGATGTACTTGGGGTAGGCCTCCCACAGCTGCGGCTGCAGGCGGTGGATGGTCACCACCGAATTCTGCTCGTACAAGGGATGGGCGTACTTCAAGCCAGGCCGTGTCGTGGCGTCCTTGCCGTCGACGACCGGGCGTTCGCCGTTGGGGCCTCGCACGCCGCAAACCCGCACTGGGGCGTCGGCGCGGCCTTCGGCGTTGAGCATGATCTTGCCGCGATAAGGGGTCGAACGATGAAAGATGCGGACGGTGTCGCCGGCGGCCAGACGCTCCCAGGGCACCTGGTCGAGCGAGGCGATCTGTCCGGCCCCGGGGCCGACCTGGTAGTCACGCCCCTTGCCGGAGGGTTCGCAGGGGGCGAGTGCCAACACTTCAGCCGGTGCAGCGTGTTGCCCCGGGTTGTCACTGGTGTCGCCACCGCTCCCACCACTATCAGTGCCGCCGCCGCTGCCGCCTCCACAGGCGACCAAGAGGGCGGTGGCGATGGGGACGAGGACCCATGACGTGAGGCGAGTTGACGGCCGTAGGCACGAGAAATGCGCCTTGGAAATGTTCTTCATATTCGTTTCTTCGGCCTTCCCGCGTACGCATTGGCGTAGGGCCGCCTTTCCCTGCGCGGGACTGTAACACGTGCTTTCAGGGGTGCGGGCTGGCAAGGATGTCAGTGTGGGGGGGGAGGAGGGGGTGGGTGCGGTGATCGCACGGGGGGCGGGTTGGGGCGGCGTTGTGGTCGCCCCTGCGGGGCGAATAGAGCAGCGCCAACCGAAACAGCAGCAGCAGCAAGAAGCCGCGCCCGAGCCGCCCCACCTCAACACCCCTGCTGCAATCCCAACACCCACCCACCACCTGCTGACTTTCCAACACAACAGTTGGATTCCCAACAACCAACACCGCCACCACCCCCTCCCCTCCCCTCCCCCAAAACCCAACCCCCCTGCCACTTCCAACCCCACCCCCCACCACCACCCCCTCCTGGCCCAACCCTTGCAGTCATGGAACCTGCCATGACAAGTTATCAAGCCCACGTCCACCCCCCAGGCCCCGGCGGCGGCGCCGACACGCTCCCCGCCCCCCTGGGAGGACGCCGGCCGGTCACCCTCTACAGCCGCATCCGCGAAGACCTGCGCGCCCGCATCCTCTCCGGCGCCTGGCAGGCCCACGACCGCATCCCCTCCGAAAGCGCGCTGATGGCCCAATACGGCGTCAGCCGCATCACCGTCCGGCAAGCCCTCGGTGACCTCGAGAAAGAGCGGCTGATCTTCAAGGTCCCCGGCAAGGGCTCCTTCGTCGCCCAGACCAAACCGTTCCAGGAGCTGGGCCGGCTGCAAGGCTTCGCCGAAGCAATGGGCGCCCTCGGGCACGAGATCTACAACCGCGTGCTGAGCGTCACGACACAGGCCGCCCCCGCACAGGTCGCCGACCGCCTGCACCTCGCACCGGGCGCGCCGGTCACCGAGATTCGCCGGGTGCGCCACCTCGACCGACAACCGGTGTCGCTCGACCTCACCTGGGTGCCCGTGCACATCGGCCAACGCCTCGCCGACGCCGATCTCGCCACGCGCGACATCTTCGTGATCCTCGAGAACGACCAAGCGATCCCGCTCGGCCACGCCGACCTCGTGATCGACGCCGAGACCGCCGACCCCGCGCTCGCCAACTGGCTCGGCATCGCCCCCGGCGACCCGGTGCTGCACATCGAACGCCTCACCCACACCCGCGACGGCGTGCCGATCGACTACGAACACCTCTATTGCCGCGCCGACAACTTCCAGTACCGCCTGCGCCTGCAGCGGCGCTGATGCATGGCCGGTCTGCCCCCTACGAACGTAGCCCACCAAGAGAACAGCGAGATGAACACCCTCGAGCAAGAAGTCGACGTCCTGGTCATCGGCGGCGGCACTGCCGGCCCGATGGCCGCCGTGAAAGCCAAGCAGGCCAACCCCGCACTGCGCGTGCTGCTGCTGGAAAAAGCCAACGTGAAGCGCAGCGGCGCGATCTCGATGGGCATGGACGGCTTGAACAACGCCATCATTCCCGGCCACGCGACGCCCGAGCAGTACGTGCGCGAGATCACCATCGCCAACGACGGCATCGTCAACCAGAAGACGGTGATGGCCTACGCGGCCAACAGCTACGCGATGATCGAAGAACTCGACCGCTGGGGCGTCAAGTTCGAGAAAGACGAAACCGGCGACTATGCCGTCAAGAAGGTGCACCACATGGGCAGCTACGTGCTGCCAATGCCCGAAGGGCACGACATCAAGAAGGTGCTCTACCGCCAGCTCAAGCGCACCCGCGTCGAGATCACCAACCGGCTGGTCGCCACCCGGTTGCTGACCGCCGACGGCCCGCAAGGCCGGCGCATCGCCGGCGCGATGGCCTTCGACTGCCGCACCGCCGACTTCCATGTGATTCGCGCCAAGTCCGTCGTGCTCGCGACCGGCGCCGCCGGCCGGCTCGGGCTGCCCGCCTCGGGTTACCTGTTCGGCACCTACGAGAACCCCACCAATGCAGGCGACGGCTACAGCATGGCCTACCACGCCGGCGCCGAACTCTCGGGCATCGAGTGTTTCCAGATCAACCCGCTGATCAAGGACTACAACGGCCCGGCCTGCGCCTACGTGACCGGCCCCTTCGGCGGCTACACCACCAACGCCGACGGCGAGCGCTTTATCGAGTGCGACTACTGGAGCGGCCAGATGATGTGGGAGTTCTACCAGGAACTGCAGGGCGGCAAAGGCCCGGTGTTCCTGAAGCTCGACCACCTGGCCGAAGAGACGATCTCGACCATCGAGACCATCCTGCACACCAACGAGCGACCGAGCCGCGGGCGTTTCCACGCCGGGCGCGGCACCGACTACCGCGAACGGATGGTCGAGATGCACATCTCCGAGATCGGCTTGTGCAGCGGCCATTCGGCCTCGGGCGTGTGGGTCGATGAACACGCCCGCACCACGGTGGCTGGCCTGCATGCCGCTGGCGACCTCGCCTGCGTGCCGCACAACTACATGCTGGGCGCCTTCGTCTACGGCCGCCTGGCCGGCGAAAGCTCGGCCCGCTGGTGCGCCGAACAAGAGCATGCGCCGGTCGACGCCGAGCAGGTCGAGCGCGAGCGCCAGCGCGTCTGGGCACCGCTGCAGCGCGAGCGCGGCCTGC from Caldimonas brevitalea encodes the following:
- a CDS encoding GntR family transcriptional regulator, which gives rise to MTSYQAHVHPPGPGGGADTLPAPLGGRRPVTLYSRIREDLRARILSGAWQAHDRIPSESALMAQYGVSRITVRQALGDLEKERLIFKVPGKGSFVAQTKPFQELGRLQGFAEAMGALGHEIYNRVLSVTTQAAPAQVADRLHLAPGAPVTEIRRVRHLDRQPVSLDLTWVPVHIGQRLADADLATRDIFVILENDQAIPLGHADLVIDAETADPALANWLGIAPGDPVLHIERLTHTRDGVPIDYEHLYCRADNFQYRLRLQRR
- a CDS encoding fumarate reductase/succinate dehydrogenase flavoprotein subunit translates to MNTLEQEVDVLVIGGGTAGPMAAVKAKQANPALRVLLLEKANVKRSGAISMGMDGLNNAIIPGHATPEQYVREITIANDGIVNQKTVMAYAANSYAMIEELDRWGVKFEKDETGDYAVKKVHHMGSYVLPMPEGHDIKKVLYRQLKRTRVEITNRLVATRLLTADGPQGRRIAGAMAFDCRTADFHVIRAKSVVLATGAAGRLGLPASGYLFGTYENPTNAGDGYSMAYHAGAELSGIECFQINPLIKDYNGPACAYVTGPFGGYTTNADGERFIECDYWSGQMMWEFYQELQGGKGPVFLKLDHLAEETISTIETILHTNERPSRGRFHAGRGTDYRERMVEMHISEIGLCSGHSASGVWVDEHARTTVAGLHAAGDLACVPHNYMLGAFVYGRLAGESSARWCAEQEHAPVDAEQVERERQRVWAPLQRERGLPPNQVEYKLRRMVNDYLQPPKVTRKMEIGLDRFEGIRHDLDQIKAREPHELMRAMEVHFIRDCAEMAARASLFRTESRWGLYHARVDYPQRNDADWFVHAQLQRNERGEMVCFKRPIDPYIVPIADTEKQAYQRLRIAAEPTALAAA